Proteins encoded by one window of Teretinema zuelzerae:
- a CDS encoding ArsR/SmtB family transcription factor encodes MTDMDFKKASALCKALSDENRMKIVHILSCGELCACDILEYFDLSQPTLSHHLKILVDAGLVVARIEGKWTHYSLSSEAFDRFERFIHDASHANEQCLCKKKKRSCS; translated from the coding sequence ATGACGGATATGGATTTTAAGAAAGCGTCGGCGTTATGCAAAGCGCTCTCGGACGAGAACCGGATGAAGATCGTGCACATTCTTTCGTGCGGGGAGCTATGCGCCTGCGACATACTCGAATACTTCGACCTCAGCCAGCCGACCCTGTCGCACCACCTGAAAATCCTCGTCGACGCCGGTCTGGTAGTTGCCCGCATCGAGGGCAAGTGGACTCATTACAGTCTGAGCTCTGAGGCGTTCGACCGCTTCGAGCGGTTCATCCATGACGCGTCGCACGCAAACGAACAGTGCCTATGCAAAAAAAAGAAAAGGAGTTGCTCATGA
- the arsB gene encoding ACR3 family arsenite efflux transporter, whose product MKDKAADSARIGFFEKYLTVWVVLCMVAGVLIGTYLPAVPGFLSRFEYERVSLPIAILIWLMIYPMMLKVDFASIKNVGKNPKGLYVTWATNWLVKPFTMYAIAYFFFFFAFKAFIPADLARDYLAGAVLLGAAPCTAMVFVWSHLTKGNPAYTVVQVATNDLIILAAFAPIVAFLLGIGGISIPWGTLVLSVVLFVVIPLTAGVLTRRALVSRRGEEWFEKTFIPKFSGVTITGLLLTLVIIFSFQGTVILKNPLHIALIAVPLTIQTFAIFFIAYAASKLLKLPHDIAAPAGMIGASNFFELAVAVAISLFGSDSPVVLATIVGVLVEVPVMLVLVKIANSTTRWFREKGE is encoded by the coding sequence ATGAAAGATAAAGCAGCCGATTCGGCGAGAATCGGATTTTTCGAGAAGTACCTGACTGTGTGGGTGGTTCTCTGCATGGTTGCCGGCGTCCTGATCGGCACCTACCTCCCGGCGGTGCCGGGGTTTCTGTCGCGGTTCGAATACGAACGAGTCTCGCTGCCGATCGCGATTCTCATCTGGCTCATGATATATCCGATGATGCTCAAGGTGGACTTCGCGAGCATTAAAAACGTCGGGAAAAACCCGAAAGGGCTTTACGTCACCTGGGCGACAAACTGGCTCGTCAAGCCGTTCACGATGTACGCGATCGCGTACTTCTTTTTCTTCTTCGCGTTCAAGGCCTTCATTCCGGCGGACCTCGCGCGGGACTATCTTGCCGGCGCGGTTCTGTTAGGCGCGGCCCCCTGCACCGCGATGGTGTTCGTGTGGAGCCACCTCACTAAAGGAAATCCCGCCTACACGGTGGTGCAAGTCGCGACGAACGATCTGATCATCCTCGCGGCCTTCGCTCCGATCGTCGCATTCCTGCTCGGCATCGGCGGTATATCGATTCCCTGGGGAACCCTCGTTCTGTCAGTGGTTCTCTTCGTGGTGATTCCCCTTACCGCAGGAGTGCTCACGCGGCGCGCCCTCGTCTCGCGGCGCGGAGAAGAATGGTTTGAAAAAACTTTTATTCCGAAGTTCTCGGGAGTTACGATAACCGGGCTTTTACTGACGCTTGTCATCATCTTTTCTTTCCAGGGAACCGTCATACTGAAGAACCCGCTCCACATCGCGCTCATCGCGGTGCCCCTGACAATCCAGACCTTTGCGATTTTTTTCATCGCGTATGCCGCCTCCAAGCTGCTGAAGCTTCCGCACGACATCGCCGCTCCCGCGGGGATGATCGGCGCTTCCAATTTCTTCGAGCTCGCGGTCGCGGTCGCGATCTCCCTGTTCGGGTCCGATTCGCCGGTGGTTTTGGCGACCATCGTCGGCGTCCTCGTCGAGGTTCCGGTGATGCTCGTGCTGGTAAAAATAGCGAATAGCACAACCCGGTGGTTCCGGGAAAAAGGAGAGTGA
- a CDS encoding arsenate reductase ArsC encodes MEKKRVMFICIHNSGRSQMGEAFLRSFAGDRFEVASAGIEAGKLNPLVVKAMEEVGVSMEGHYAKKAQDFVDRGEHYDYVITVCDESNAERCPMFPGKHTRMHWGFPDPSALAGTDAEKLAGIRPIRDAIEAKVKEFIASK; translated from the coding sequence ATGGAAAAGAAGAGAGTCATGTTCATCTGCATTCATAATTCGGGACGAAGCCAGATGGGGGAAGCCTTCCTCAGAAGCTTCGCCGGAGACCGCTTCGAGGTCGCGAGCGCGGGGATCGAAGCGGGAAAGCTCAATCCCCTCGTGGTGAAGGCGATGGAGGAAGTCGGCGTTTCGATGGAAGGCCATTACGCGAAAAAAGCCCAGGACTTCGTCGACCGCGGAGAGCACTACGACTACGTGATTACCGTCTGCGACGAGTCAAACGCCGAACGCTGCCCGATGTTCCCCGGCAAGCACACGCGCATGCACTGGGGCTTTCCCGACCCCTCCGCCCTCGCGGGCACCGACGCCGAAAAACTAGCCGGCATCCGTCCCATCCGCGACGCCATCGAAGCGAAGGTAAAAGAGTTCATCGCTTCGAAGTAA
- a CDS encoding permease, producing MAKKEYSPNMILLGLAAAFAAVYFIPWDAPRVAGAVLEGFRMLGEYAREHVLLCLVPAMFIAGAIGVFLNQQAVMKYLGPKAPKPVAYAVASVSGAILAVCSCTVLPLFKGIYKKGAGLGPAISFLYSGPAISIIAITMSFQVFGWKIGLARTIGAISFAIVIGLLMQLIFRREDEARLADERLFRAPLDEGGRKLWQTVVYIGSMVGFLIFVNWASSKGASAAWDAVYRAKYFIAGSFALVLLFAIARWFKSHELAEWGGATRDFALQILPLLFAGVLVSGFLLGRPGREGLIPNAWIAALVGGNSVFANFIAAISGALMYFATLTEVPIVQGLLGSGMGQGPALALLLAGPSLSLPSMLVIGGELGFKKTAVYVVLVVAMSTAAGMIFGAIA from the coding sequence ATGGCGAAAAAAGAATATAGCCCTAACATGATTCTGCTGGGACTGGCGGCGGCGTTCGCGGCGGTGTATTTCATTCCGTGGGACGCACCTCGGGTTGCAGGAGCGGTTCTGGAAGGCTTCCGGATGCTCGGGGAGTACGCTCGGGAGCATGTGCTGTTGTGTCTGGTTCCCGCGATGTTCATCGCCGGGGCGATCGGCGTATTCCTGAACCAGCAGGCGGTGATGAAGTATCTCGGGCCGAAGGCTCCGAAACCCGTAGCCTATGCCGTCGCCTCGGTTTCCGGGGCGATTCTGGCGGTGTGCTCATGCACAGTGCTGCCTCTGTTCAAGGGCATCTACAAGAAGGGCGCAGGCCTCGGTCCGGCGATCAGTTTTCTGTATTCGGGCCCGGCTATCAGCATTATCGCGATTACGATGTCCTTCCAGGTGTTCGGCTGGAAGATCGGCCTTGCGCGGACGATCGGAGCGATTTCCTTTGCGATCGTCATCGGTCTATTGATGCAGCTTATTTTTCGTAGGGAAGACGAGGCTCGCCTTGCCGACGAGCGTCTCTTTCGCGCACCTCTGGACGAGGGCGGACGGAAGCTGTGGCAGACTGTCGTATACATCGGTTCGATGGTCGGCTTTCTGATTTTCGTGAACTGGGCGTCTTCGAAGGGAGCTTCGGCGGCCTGGGACGCGGTCTACCGCGCGAAGTACTTCATCGCGGGATCCTTCGCTCTGGTTCTGTTGTTCGCGATTGCCCGCTGGTTCAAGAGTCATGAGCTCGCGGAGTGGGGCGGGGCGACACGGGACTTCGCTCTGCAGATTCTCCCGCTGCTCTTCGCCGGCGTTCTGGTGTCCGGCTTTCTGCTGGGGCGGCCCGGGCGCGAGGGACTTATTCCGAATGCCTGGATAGCGGCTCTCGTCGGCGGCAACTCCGTCTTCGCGAATTTCATCGCGGCGATCTCCGGCGCTCTTATGTACTTTGCGACTCTCACCGAGGTTCCCATTGTGCAGGGGCTCCTCGGCTCCGGCATGGGGCAGGGCCCCGCGCTCGCCCTGCTGCTGGCGGGACCGAGTTTGTCGCTTCCATCAATGCTCGTCATCGGCGGAGAGCTGGGCTTCAAGAAAACCGCTGTGTACGTGGTTCTTGTCGTCGCGATGTCCACTGCCGCCGGAATGATTTTCGGCGCGATAGCATAG
- a CDS encoding thioredoxin family protein: MKIQILGTGCPKCRQLEANAREAVSAKGVEAEIEKVTDIDEIMEMGVMMTPALVIDGDVRSVGKVLTVEQIAAQL, translated from the coding sequence ATGAAAATTCAGATACTGGGAACCGGATGTCCGAAATGCAGGCAGCTCGAGGCGAACGCGCGCGAAGCGGTTTCAGCAAAAGGCGTCGAAGCCGAGATCGAGAAGGTGACCGACATAGACGAAATAATGGAGATGGGCGTGATGATGACTCCCGCCCTCGTCATCGACGGCGACGTTCGAAGCGTGGGAAAAGTTCTGACCGTCGAGCAGATTGCGGCTCAGCTGTAA
- a CDS encoding ArsR/SmtB family transcription factor → MKASDKKRFEMTAELFKAIGHPDRLAMLEQLLEKPWCVCELAQSLGLNKSVASKHLSLLHSMGLIEMEKKGTQVIYELVVPCVIEMGKCSYLAVLAEKKKRLEA, encoded by the coding sequence ATGAAAGCTTCAGACAAAAAACGATTCGAGATGACCGCCGAGCTGTTCAAGGCGATCGGACACCCGGACCGCCTCGCCATGCTCGAGCAACTTCTGGAAAAACCCTGGTGCGTGTGCGAACTCGCGCAGTCGCTCGGCCTCAATAAGTCAGTAGCCTCGAAGCATCTCTCGCTGCTTCACTCCATGGGTCTCATAGAAATGGAAAAAAAGGGCACGCAGGTTATCTACGAACTCGTCGTCCCCTGCGTCATCGAAATGGGAAAATGCAGCTACCTCGCCGTCCTCGCGGAAAAGAAGAAACGGCTCGAAGCCTGA
- a CDS encoding type II toxin-antitoxin system HipA family toxin, with translation MNLVVRQFDRVVGILSGTADRGIVFRYDREYCSDPHAREISHSLPLRDGEYPARECLPFFAGLLPDGDLKRRISDYLHISESSTLKLLEALGGECAGTISLSIEDSGDFASFAEEQIRPQDGYRRLETSEIAAMIDRMAERPLLTGDRELRLSLAGAQQKISLARFADSWHLPLRGAPSTHILKPSRDPWPDLAANEFLCMRTARAAGLPVPVTELRRFEGIPVFIIERYDRLITERPGTETRGEMVVRIHQEDACQAQGIMPDRKYQNDGGPGFSDLAGLIGECSSAPILDIRVLMEAAVYNFLIGNCDAHGKNFSFLYEAQGADKKSIARLAPLYDLVCTTAYEGLSTKLSMSIGGEYRIERIRLDHFLRLGAAAGVSEKYMKGLIDAMIRQVPQAFDAASGLAELKECTDLIDRIRRGMQERIAMLRAEY, from the coding sequence GTGAACCTCGTCGTACGGCAGTTCGACCGCGTTGTCGGCATCCTTTCCGGAACAGCAGACCGCGGCATTGTGTTCCGCTATGACCGTGAATACTGTTCAGATCCCCATGCGCGGGAAATTTCCCATTCGCTCCCGCTGAGGGACGGCGAATACCCTGCTCGGGAATGCCTCCCGTTTTTTGCGGGTCTTCTCCCCGACGGAGATCTCAAGCGGCGAATATCCGACTATCTTCATATTTCCGAATCAAGCACGCTAAAATTGCTGGAAGCGCTCGGCGGCGAATGCGCAGGAACCATATCGCTTTCAATCGAAGATTCCGGGGACTTTGCCTCGTTCGCTGAAGAACAGATCCGGCCGCAGGACGGATATCGCAGGCTTGAGACTTCCGAGATCGCGGCCATGATAGACAGGATGGCCGAAAGACCGCTGCTGACCGGAGACCGCGAACTTCGATTGTCTCTTGCGGGAGCTCAGCAGAAAATTTCGCTGGCGAGATTCGCGGACAGCTGGCATCTCCCGCTCCGCGGAGCGCCGTCCACTCATATCCTGAAACCGTCCCGCGATCCCTGGCCGGATCTTGCCGCGAACGAGTTTCTATGCATGCGGACGGCACGAGCCGCAGGGCTTCCCGTTCCGGTTACGGAATTACGGCGTTTCGAAGGAATACCGGTATTCATTATCGAGCGCTACGACCGCCTGATAACCGAAAGACCCGGAACGGAAACTCGCGGCGAGATGGTCGTGCGCATTCATCAAGAGGATGCCTGCCAGGCACAGGGCATTATGCCCGACCGGAAGTATCAGAACGACGGAGGCCCCGGTTTTTCCGACCTCGCCGGGTTGATCGGCGAATGCAGTTCTGCTCCGATTCTCGATATCAGAGTTCTTATGGAGGCCGCCGTTTATAATTTTCTGATCGGGAATTGCGACGCTCACGGAAAAAATTTTTCGTTCTTGTACGAAGCTCAGGGTGCGGATAAAAAGAGTATCGCCCGGCTCGCGCCGTTGTACGATCTGGTTTGCACTACGGCTTATGAAGGGCTTTCGACAAAGCTCTCGATGAGCATCGGAGGCGAGTACCGGATAGAACGGATCCGACTGGATCATTTTTTGCGGCTTGGCGCTGCTGCCGGAGTTTCCGAAAAATATATGAAGGGTCTTATCGACGCGATGATTCGTCAAGTTCCTCAAGCGTTTGACGCGGCGTCCGGATTGGCCGAATTGAAGGAGTGTACCGATTTGATCGATCGAATACGCCGCGGAATGCAGGAAAGAATCGCCATGCTGCGGGCGGAGTACTAA
- a CDS encoding helix-turn-helix transcriptional regulator has translation MMQIATITDISNLVRARRKELALTQADAAGLCGVGVRFWSELENGKESLHIGKVLTVLSRLGIALRAEY, from the coding sequence ATGATGCAGATTGCGACAATTACCGATATTTCAAACCTCGTTCGCGCAAGACGGAAAGAATTGGCTCTGACTCAGGCCGACGCGGCCGGCCTTTGCGGTGTCGGCGTGAGGTTTTGGTCCGAATTGGAAAACGGCAAGGAAAGCCTTCATATCGGAAAGGTTCTGACAGTGCTTTCCCGCCTGGGCATTGCGCTGCGGGCGGAGTACTAA
- a CDS encoding adenylate/guanylate cyclase domain-containing protein: protein MTKITRAVFGFLVMFCIESLFAAEAVGGVIDLSGYDFDREQPVSLSGEWAMFPREFVSGGADAAGAGLEPVFQRLPGYWNDAGTMESRGWATYSLTLLLPEDAVRQGTPLAFRFSDSISACSYWIDGELVFSSGLPGMSRETEIPVFKPGVHFFTPKSARVRLDIQASNFHYRVGGVWLVPVIGSAGMVADEWNRSTQTVLFLFGALMIMMVYQIAVFSYRHKERSALWFGLICLTISMRILVTGNCLLQQWVPGLHWEIARRFEFLPMAAVPVFFTLFIDELFPSLLNARVKKAIAIAGAFFACVIAVLPVEYSSRYVIVFQAYIVLCMFPLLQALCLAAVRKKSGSGWIIIGFLALAATVVNDILFSRMIFGFAYLLSFGLFAFISTQIILLARNFTLGFNRSERFALELEATNKSFSRFVPKQFLELLKRERIVDVALGDQVERTLTVLFSDIRQFTTISERMTPGENFAFLNAYLERIGPKVRENGGFIDKYVGDAIMALFPDSLDSAVRAGIEIQRELGCFNEAQRGTGKPEIEIGIGIHQDLMALGTIGEEGRMDTTVIADAVNLASRLEALSKLYGPGIIMLESLLDRLSDRSAFGYRSMGSCRIRGKREAFTLVQIYDGLCPGRREKIAANLGDWNLAMAAFEDGRYDEAKALFGAIVDRDSDDLAATYFYIKSSEDVAELV, encoded by the coding sequence ATGACAAAAATTACGCGCGCCGTTTTTGGATTTCTTGTTATGTTTTGCATAGAGTCCCTTTTTGCGGCCGAGGCTGTCGGGGGCGTTATCGATCTTTCGGGGTACGATTTCGATCGGGAACAGCCGGTAAGCCTTTCCGGCGAGTGGGCGATGTTTCCGCGGGAGTTCGTCTCGGGCGGAGCGGACGCTGCGGGAGCCGGACTCGAGCCGGTTTTTCAGCGGCTGCCGGGGTATTGGAACGACGCGGGGACGATGGAGTCTCGCGGGTGGGCCACGTATTCGCTGACCTTGTTGCTGCCGGAGGACGCGGTCAGGCAGGGGACGCCGCTCGCGTTCAGGTTTTCGGATTCGATTTCCGCCTGTTCGTACTGGATCGACGGGGAGCTTGTCTTTTCAAGCGGGCTGCCGGGGATGTCCAGGGAAACTGAAATACCCGTGTTCAAGCCGGGCGTGCATTTTTTTACGCCGAAGTCCGCGCGGGTCCGGCTGGATATCCAGGCTTCCAACTTTCACTATCGTGTGGGAGGCGTTTGGCTGGTTCCTGTTATCGGGAGCGCCGGGATGGTTGCCGACGAGTGGAACCGGTCGACGCAAACGGTGCTGTTTTTGTTCGGAGCGCTGATGATCATGATGGTGTATCAGATCGCGGTGTTTTCGTATCGGCACAAGGAGCGCTCGGCCCTCTGGTTCGGCCTGATCTGCCTCACGATCTCCATGCGCATTCTGGTGACGGGCAACTGTCTGCTCCAGCAATGGGTGCCGGGTCTTCATTGGGAGATCGCGCGCCGGTTCGAGTTTTTGCCGATGGCGGCGGTTCCTGTTTTCTTTACGCTTTTCATCGACGAGCTCTTTCCGTCCCTGTTGAACGCGCGGGTCAAAAAGGCGATCGCGATCGCGGGGGCTTTTTTCGCCTGCGTAATAGCGGTTCTTCCGGTCGAATATTCGAGCCGGTACGTCATCGTGTTCCAGGCGTATATCGTGTTGTGCATGTTTCCGCTGCTGCAGGCCTTGTGCCTCGCCGCGGTGCGGAAAAAGAGCGGAAGCGGCTGGATCATTATCGGGTTCCTTGCGCTTGCGGCGACTGTCGTGAACGATATTCTGTTTTCCCGGATGATTTTCGGATTCGCGTATCTCCTTTCTTTCGGGCTGTTCGCCTTTATCTCGACTCAGATTATTTTGCTGGCGCGCAATTTTACGCTCGGCTTCAACAGGAGCGAGCGGTTCGCCCTGGAGCTCGAGGCGACGAACAAGTCGTTCAGCCGTTTCGTGCCCAAGCAGTTCCTGGAGCTTTTAAAGCGGGAGCGCATCGTGGACGTGGCGCTCGGCGATCAGGTGGAGCGGACGCTGACGGTGCTGTTCTCCGATATCCGGCAGTTTACGACGATTTCGGAGCGGATGACTCCGGGCGAGAACTTCGCCTTTCTGAACGCGTATCTGGAGCGCATCGGGCCGAAGGTGCGGGAGAACGGCGGCTTTATCGACAAGTATGTCGGAGACGCGATCATGGCCCTGTTTCCGGATTCGCTCGATTCTGCCGTACGGGCGGGGATCGAGATTCAGCGGGAGCTGGGGTGTTTCAACGAAGCCCAGCGGGGAACCGGGAAGCCGGAAATCGAGATCGGAATCGGGATTCATCAGGATTTGATGGCCCTGGGGACGATCGGCGAGGAAGGGCGGATGGATACGACGGTGATAGCCGACGCGGTGAATCTCGCGAGCCGGCTCGAGGCGCTTTCGAAGCTGTACGGCCCGGGCATCATCATGCTCGAGTCTTTGCTCGACCGGCTTTCCGACCGTTCGGCGTTCGGGTACCGGTCCATGGGTTCGTGCCGTATCCGCGGAAAGCGGGAGGCGTTCACTCTTGTTCAGATTTACGACGGTTTATGCCCCGGGCGCCGGGAAAAAATCGCCGCCAATCTGGGTGACTGGAATCTGGCGATGGCGGCCTTCGAGGACGGGCGTTACGACGAAGCGAAGGCCTTGTTCGGCGCGATCGTGGACCGGGACAGCGACGACCTCGCCGCGACCTACTTCTACATAAAAAGCTCCGAGGATGTCGCGGAGCTTGTGTAG
- a CDS encoding HNH endonuclease: protein MNILERTLIEKTGADNGWECVLESSPDLVRLASARHDVVVEISDDEASPARFSLRFSEQIEIDELRRNLPQELFENNGVSAYNHQTLAAILHRYAELVVSLPDRPLAEYQKGVDEILESQIGIRGTEAERLVRARIGQDVYRKSLLKYWKGQCAVTCVDVAEVLRASHAKPWADCQSDSERLNVYNGFLLSAHLDALFDSGLISFQDNGAILVSACLEPHNGRALGIDSSLCLRWIDVNHLPFLKWHRSRVFRK from the coding sequence ATGAATATTCTTGAACGAACATTGATAGAAAAAACCGGTGCTGACAATGGATGGGAATGCGTGCTGGAAAGCAGCCCTGACCTGGTGCGCCTTGCCTCTGCGCGCCATGATGTCGTTGTTGAAATAAGCGATGATGAGGCTTCTCCTGCGCGCTTTAGTTTGCGATTTTCAGAGCAGATTGAGATTGATGAATTGAGACGGAACTTGCCTCAGGAACTTTTTGAAAATAACGGAGTAAGTGCGTACAATCACCAAACACTCGCGGCAATTCTGCATCGGTATGCAGAGCTTGTTGTTTCTCTTCCGGATAGGCCCCTTGCCGAATATCAAAAGGGCGTGGATGAGATTCTTGAAAGTCAAATCGGAATCCGGGGGACAGAGGCGGAACGCTTAGTTCGCGCCCGTATCGGACAGGATGTATACCGAAAATCACTTTTAAAGTACTGGAAGGGACAGTGCGCAGTTACTTGTGTTGACGTAGCTGAAGTACTCCGCGCGAGCCATGCCAAACCATGGGCGGATTGTCAATCTGATAGCGAACGGCTGAATGTCTATAACGGTTTTCTCCTTTCAGCACATCTCGACGCGCTTTTCGATTCGGGCCTCATTTCTTTCCAGGATAATGGAGCGATTCTTGTATCAGCTTGTCTTGAACCTCATAATGGGCGAGCTCTGGGGATCGACTCCTCCTTGTGTTTACGCTGGATAGATGTGAATCATCTTCCTTTTTTGAAGTGGCATCGGTCCCGCGTATTCAGGAAATAG
- a CDS encoding helix-turn-helix domain-containing protein, whose protein sequence is MKEVTFQEVGSNIQQLLKDTGMSQQGLADKLGVSKQVMSKIISGSKAINVAEISRIANTLAISVDELLQVKTRTDEVEVFSFIGEIQSENTREKVSHLQKVINELLFLDEIVEEY, encoded by the coding sequence ATGAAAGAAGTTACTTTCCAGGAAGTTGGGAGCAATATCCAACAACTATTGAAAGATACAGGAATGTCGCAACAGGGACTCGCAGACAAGCTCGGAGTCTCAAAACAGGTGATGAGCAAGATCATTTCAGGCTCCAAGGCCATTAATGTAGCAGAAATTTCTCGTATTGCGAATACGCTTGCTATCTCTGTTGATGAGCTTCTGCAAGTAAAAACCAGGACAGACGAAGTTGAAGTGTTCAGTTTTATAGGAGAAATTCAAAGTGAAAATACTCGCGAGAAAGTGTCACACTTACAGAAGGTAATCAACGAGCTTCTCTTTCTGGATGAGATCGTAGAGGAGTATTGA
- a CDS encoding ImmA/IrrE family metallo-endopeptidase, with protein MKENLLSPKECLLVRDQANGKLASFNKQNDILGEQVFEILNQNCRILFYPLEDEDVWGFFEKIHGKSFVCINTSIDFDNQVFTAAHELYHLWFNHGQELILASELEERTSNIPKHELMANRFAAEFLVPELLLRQEIRQRKIDNERIDVNAVVRLARVFLVPYRTMAKRLAEIDMISASQCRGFLALPEDEVYRIRKRLGIELIERSNKISLDNLIDNTLSVYEKGQISREKLEYLLAFANITPADMGISDEERQARPSDDELDSLMED; from the coding sequence TTGAAAGAGAATCTTCTTTCACCTAAAGAATGCCTCCTGGTACGAGATCAGGCTAACGGGAAGCTTGCATCCTTCAACAAACAGAATGACATTCTGGGCGAACAGGTTTTTGAAATTCTTAACCAAAACTGCAGGATTCTCTTTTACCCTCTGGAGGATGAGGATGTCTGGGGGTTTTTTGAGAAAATACACGGAAAATCATTCGTCTGCATTAATACCTCCATCGATTTTGACAACCAAGTGTTCACAGCAGCCCACGAGTTGTATCACCTGTGGTTCAATCATGGACAGGAGCTTATTCTGGCTTCAGAGCTGGAAGAACGAACATCCAATATTCCAAAGCATGAGTTGATGGCAAATCGTTTTGCAGCAGAGTTTCTGGTTCCCGAGCTATTGCTTCGTCAGGAAATCCGTCAGCGTAAGATTGATAATGAAAGAATTGACGTCAATGCTGTAGTCAGGCTTGCCCGTGTATTTTTGGTACCTTATCGAACAATGGCGAAACGACTTGCTGAAATAGATATGATCTCGGCATCACAATGCCGAGGTTTTCTTGCTCTTCCAGAAGATGAGGTTTATCGAATACGCAAACGTCTCGGAATTGAGCTTATAGAGCGGAGCAACAAAATTTCATTGGATAATCTGATCGACAACACTCTTTCAGTCTATGAAAAGGGCCAAATAAGTCGTGAAAAACTCGAGTACCTTCTTGCATTTGCCAATATAACTCCAGCTGATATGGGTATTTCAGATGAGGAAAGGCAGGCTCGACCTTCAGATGATGAGCTGGATTCATTGATGGAGGATTAA
- a CDS encoding acetate and sugar kinases/Hsc70/actin family protein, translated as MNQNYKKSFSTKNTIVDNHLDEPIEIIIGLDFGTSYSKVCYSLQGVKGVPVDFMDDNGQPTCFKPTKVYFSNKSKRLYYTKPQKEVFDCIQYFKYTMIRDVLQKSRCLQKHCGELAHNPETLCSVFFIASLLREVFLQIQTKVGQGNAHREIRWTVNMGVPIENYDDVNLKRYDLVLHAGFQLSSMLTEASINLFELDRMVTGFQNQPDWLKNERLTTLPELYAESMAYLKDPQTSTGFYTIIDIGGGTTDLATLYISRDNGSPECIFLSQKVIPLGVEALVDTVSASYQRSDTREKIKNYFQNTSRLCPDPTLFDESKYKECEKLFREAFANVVMNAKEKYRDKMDLQYKSKNYLPYFMFGGGSEYKWYHSVIFSHLEAFHGAKIPDLKRVPLTTYFSSDFAKTDPYGRLLIARMLATSHFPPIKGFPWHFTKQEIKYRDENREELLEDRQKELYGK; from the coding sequence ATGAATCAGAACTATAAAAAATCATTCAGTACAAAAAATACTATCGTCGATAATCATCTTGATGAACCGATCGAAATCATCATCGGGCTTGATTTCGGTACAAGTTACAGCAAAGTGTGTTATTCCCTTCAGGGAGTAAAAGGCGTTCCTGTTGATTTCATGGACGATAACGGTCAGCCAACCTGCTTCAAACCTACGAAAGTATACTTCAGTAATAAATCAAAACGGCTCTACTATACAAAGCCGCAAAAAGAGGTATTTGATTGTATCCAATACTTCAAATATACAATGATACGGGATGTATTGCAGAAAAGCCGCTGTCTGCAGAAACATTGCGGTGAGTTAGCACATAATCCTGAAACTCTCTGTTCTGTATTTTTTATAGCCTCTTTGCTGCGCGAAGTTTTTCTGCAAATTCAAACTAAAGTAGGACAGGGAAATGCTCACCGTGAAATACGGTGGACAGTGAATATGGGGGTGCCCATCGAAAATTATGACGATGTTAATCTGAAAAGATACGATTTGGTTTTACATGCAGGGTTTCAATTGAGCTCCATGCTTACGGAAGCTTCCATTAATCTTTTTGAATTGGATCGAATGGTTACCGGATTCCAGAATCAGCCCGACTGGTTGAAGAATGAGCGTTTGACAACATTGCCTGAACTATATGCCGAATCTATGGCCTATCTTAAGGATCCTCAAACTTCAACTGGTTTCTATACCATAATAGACATCGGCGGTGGAACAACAGATCTCGCAACACTGTATATAAGTCGCGATAATGGATCTCCAGAGTGTATATTCCTGAGTCAGAAAGTAATTCCGCTTGGAGTTGAAGCTCTGGTTGATACAGTCTCTGCTAGTTATCAACGATCTGACACACGTGAAAAGATAAAAAACTATTTTCAAAATACTAGCCGGCTGTGTCCCGATCCAACATTGTTTGATGAAAGTAAATACAAAGAATGTGAAAAACTGTTTAGAGAAGCTTTTGCTAATGTTGTAATGAACGCGAAAGAGAAGTATCGGGATAAAATGGATTTGCAATACAAGTCAAAAAATTATCTGCCTTATTTTATGTTTGGCGGAGGTTCCGAATATAAGTGGTATCATTCAGTAATTTTTAGTCATCTAGAAGCCTTTCATGGCGCAAAGATTCCTGACCTGAAACGCGTCCCTCTTACAACCTATTTCAGTTCCGATTTTGCCAAAACTGATCCTTATGGTCGTTTACTGATAGCCCGGATGCTCGCTACATCACACTTTCCTCCGATCAAAGGATTCCCCTGGCATTTTACTAAGCAAGAAATCAAATACCGAGATGAGAACAGGGAAGAATTGCTAGAGGACAGACAGAAAGAACTGTACGGGAAATAG